Within the Bradyrhizobium ottawaense genome, the region GGTGGTTTGAACTGACGCGCGGCTCGGTCGTGCACGATCTGGTGCGGCGCTCCGGCAACATCAGCGTCAACGTCATCGCCGGCGACGAACAGGGCGTGACCAAGGCGGCGGTGCAGACCGCGGCGCGGTCGGAGCCGTTCAACCCGCGGCCCTATCTGATGGCGCTTTTGTTTGTCGCGATCGGGCTTGTCGCGGCTTCGCTGATCCAGCCGCTGTTCGGCGGCATCGAGAACGTCGATCTGGTGTTTCTTACCGCAGTCGTCAGCGTCGCCGCGCGTTATGGCCTGTGGCCGTCGCTGCTGGCGAGCGTCGTGGCGTCGCTGTGCTACAATTTCTTCTTCCTGCCGCCGGTCTATACCTTCACCATCACCGATCCGACCAATATCGCGGCGTTCTTCTTCTTCATGCTGATTGCGCTATTGGTGTCGAACGTCGCGGCAAGGGTGCGTTCGCAGGCCGATACCGCCATCGGCCGGGTGCGCACCACCGAATCGCTCTACGCCTTCAGCCGCAAGCTGGCGGGCACCGCGACGCTTGACGACGTGCTATGGGCGACCGCCTACCAGAACGCGCTGATGCTGAAGGTGCGCGTGGTGCTGCTGTTGCCGGAGGAGGGCGTACTGACCGTCAAGGCCGGCTATCCGCCGGAAGATCAGCTCGACCAGGCCGATCTTGCCGCCGCCAACTGGGCCTGGGACAACGACCGCCCGGCCGGGCGCGGCTCGGACACGCTGCCCGGCGCCAAGCGGCTGTTTCTGCCGATGCGAACCGGGCGCGGCGCGATCGGTGTTATCGGTATCGACGACGACCGTACCGGACCGTTGCTGACGCCGGACCAGCGACGGCTGCTGGATGCGCTGGTCGATCAGGGCGCGCTCGCGATCGAGCGGGTGCTGCTGGTCGAGGACATGGACCGGGTCAAGCGCACGGTGGAATCCGACCGGCTGCGCGGCGCGCTCTTGACCTCGATCTCGCATGACCTCAAGACGCCGCTGGCCTCGGTGCTCGGCGCCGCCTCCACCATCCGCGATCTCGACGCCGGCCTGACCGACGAAGAGAAGCGCGATCTGCTCGCCACCGTGATCGACGAGTCCGAGCGGCTCAACCGGTTTATTGCCAACCTGCTCGACATGACCAAGCTCGAATCCGGCGCGATCGTGCCCAATACCGCGCGGCACGACCTCAGCGAGATCGTCGGCAGCGCGCTGCGCCGGGCCGGCAAGATTCTTGGGCATCACAGGGTCTTGCTTGAATTGGCGGCCGATCTGCCGATGCTGGAGCTCGACGCCGTGCTGTTCGAACAGGTGCTGTTCAATCTGCTGGACAATGCCGCCAAGTACGCGGCCCCGGATACCACGATATCGGTCCGGGCCATGCGCGATCAGGGACAGATCGCGCTTCAGATCCTGGACGAAGGCGCTGGCATTCCGCTGGGCGAGCTGGAAAGCGTGTTCGACAAATTCTATCGCGCGCAGAAGGGCGACCATGTCCGCCCCGGCACCGGGCTCGGCCTGGCGATTTCCCGCGGCTTCGTCGAAGCCATGCACGGCACCATAACGGCCGCCAATCGCGCCGACCGCAGCGGCGCGGTACTGACC harbors:
- a CDS encoding sensor histidine kinase codes for the protein MVQARRDSEQRPSPEALLEAARREESRAGKLKIFVGAAPGVGKTYEMLQSAHARMKAGADVVVGVVETHGRAETEALLAGLEVLPRKRLTYKEQTLEEMDLDALIARRPQIALVDELAHTNAPGSRHPKRYLDVEELLSHGIDVYTAVNIQHIESLNDVVAQITHVRVRETVPDKVFDRADAIELIDLTPDDLIQRLKEGKVYVPKQAERALEHYFSPGNLTALRELALRRTAERVDEQLLTHMQANAIAGPWAAGERILVCLSEDPRAAGLVRYTKRLADRLHAPWTAISIETRRSLQLTDEQRDRLADTMRLAEALGAEALTIPGVGRRIADDVIHFAQANNVTQIIIGKSTRSWWFELTRGSVVHDLVRRSGNISVNVIAGDEQGVTKAAVQTAARSEPFNPRPYLMALLFVAIGLVAASLIQPLFGGIENVDLVFLTAVVSVAARYGLWPSLLASVVASLCYNFFFLPPVYTFTITDPTNIAAFFFFMLIALLVSNVAARVRSQADTAIGRVRTTESLYAFSRKLAGTATLDDVLWATAYQNALMLKVRVVLLLPEEGVLTVKAGYPPEDQLDQADLAAANWAWDNDRPAGRGSDTLPGAKRLFLPMRTGRGAIGVIGIDDDRTGPLLTPDQRRLLDALVDQGALAIERVLLVEDMDRVKRTVESDRLRGALLTSISHDLKTPLASVLGAASTIRDLDAGLTDEEKRDLLATVIDESERLNRFIANLLDMTKLESGAIVPNTARHDLSEIVGSALRRAGKILGHHRVLLELAADLPMLELDAVLFEQVLFNLLDNAAKYAAPDTTISVRAMRDQGQIALQILDEGAGIPLGELESVFDKFYRAQKGDHVRPGTGLGLAISRGFVEAMHGTITAANRADRSGAVLTIRLPIPVASNSLDTAA